TCAAAAAGAATAGACTAATATTTCAAACATGCTAGCCTAAAGATAGACACCATAATTGCTTTTTGTAAAGAATATAGCAATAATAACACCCTGCAAATACGACATGCCAAATGTAGAATATTTTGCCGTCTGATGTCCTGACGTACCGTTCCTTCTTTGTGTACTGttgattttgtcctccatctctTTCATTGGAGGCATATTGGGAAGGGATGTCTTAATGGCTAGTATGAACAGAAGAAATTATTACAGCCAGCAAAAATTGTTTCAATATACATATGGGCCTATGTGTAATGTTTTGAGACATGCTCGAAAAAATGTGTAACTTTCCTAACAGTTGGAGTTTGACTACCAGGCCAGTTCTCCGTGTGTATGTCAGTTGtgacatatttatttgtatttgtcaaATTTGTTGCATGGGAATGTTAATGATTGCAACACATTATCAGAGTTGTAATTATTTGACTTCTGATCCATGGAGACTTAGTTATATTGACAGtataaattgaaaataaagGCCAAAGAAATGTAATcctgtaaaatataaaactaattAGACTGTTCAGCAGAGATACACCTTGAGAGAACTGTTCCATTATGAGGAGAGATGACTTTGCTCATGAAAAAGCCTTGCAGGTGTACATACACTATGTGTGAATCAATCTTTAAGGCCGTCTTGCCAATGCAAAAGGTTCTTTACTACAAAAACAATATACGGCAGTTTAACATTTATCacataaaatattaactttataaaaaaattaaatgaacttAAAAGAATGCTTCAGTAAATTGAGGaaacaacaactttattttttcattcacatcCAAAAGCCCCAACATAAAACCTGGAATAATTATTCCAAACATGCAGTGCAATATTAAACAGAATAGTTAAAATTTCAATGCTCCagcaagaaataaaaatatattttaccagtacaaccacagttcTTCCCAAGATTTACAACCATACAGTAAACAGTCAAGTTTCAGTTGTACTGTACACAAGTTTGTTCTCAAACAATTACAAAGACATTTAACTAAGATGTGCAAATAAAACTTCTTGACTATTGCATGAataaatctgcataaaaatgtaatgttctATATAGGACTGGGCAATATGAGAAGAATATGAGGCACAGCATTTTTCATACTTTACTTGGCTTTAGATTTGTTTTCCCCAAATAAAAGttagtgatttttctttttttaaatacaagtGACTGACAAATTGTGCTATTTAAATAACCTATTATTTTCATGACAAATTCCTTTTAATGCTATTGCAACAAACAATTTACCAATCTTTGGTTTAACAAAAATCTACTGTTGATGTAGTGTAAAAACACCTGTATGTGGATTTATATAATTTGGAATAAAGCCCAATTCTACATAGAAAATTTGCATTTAATGCTTAGACTAATGTCTAAATTCAAGTCCATGGCAAGAAGTTACAATGCAGTGTGAGGCCCAGCACCCAGTAAGAGAAGAAGTATCCCAGTATGCTCTGTGTAGTGGGAGAACAAGTTTTAAAGTGTGGCAGCAGTGCAATGACGGGGTTTTGAGGTGTATGCTTGCATCCATTTCTGGAATGTGTCTGCATCTGTATGTTGGGCGTCGATGTTTTCCTTCGATGAAGAAGTGGCTcgttgaggaggaggagatgagcgCTTATCCAGAAGGGCACAGGAGACGAGGAGGCCATGAACCTGGTTAGAACCTAGAAATGCAGAGTTAAATGAGCAATGAGTGGAAATTAACAGTTGTTCATcacatattttataaaacagaTTCCACAAGAAGCTTACAATGTGATTTCCTTAcctgcacatgcatgcacaaggTCCCAAACACCAGGAGTACTGTTGAATGTACaatatacacaaacactctgGGGTTGAAGAATCCCGGTATGGGTTTGTCATGTCCTTTATTTACACCTGTCTCCCAAAGTCCAAGTCTCAGACACAGTTCTGGATTTGCTTGGAAATAAGCATAAGCTGCCATTACACCGAGAGTAGCCATGGGTAGAGCAAGAATAAAGTTTGGTATCTGCCTCAGTTCAAAGTAACGGAGGAAGCCCACATCCCAGTACACATCCTGGATGTGAGAATAAAGCAGGGGAAGGGGTCTCATGCACCAAAGGGGTGGAGGACTATTTTCATCTGGGACCCGGTAGCCCTTCCGTTCAGCCAGCGATAGAAGTGCAGGGGGGATCCGCTCTAAGGAGACTGATGGTGTACAAAACGTCCTATACCCATAGTACTGGAAAGCACAGAAGGGAAGGGCAATAATTGCAGTTCCCAGAAGAGAGGTGAGCAGGAGCCGGATGATGACCCAGATGTAGTGGAAGACTTTACTGTGGCCTTTTGTTGTTGTGCGATACACACGAATCTGGGAAATGGCGTGTAGTGATGGAAGATACAGCAGAAATCCTATGTTAACAAGACCGTTAGATCGTGCTGCAGTGGCTATACTGAGAGCCAGGCAGGCTCGGAAGGTGAAACCTTTCTCCAGGAGGAACAGGCCACCGAAAGTGAGCGCGGCAAACAGGCTCTCCGAGTACCCAGCGGTCATGAAAACATTTGCAGGCGTGACGCAGTAGAGCAGGCTGGAGAGCAGAGCGAGACGCCTGTCCTGCAAAACGATTCTACTGAGCGCGTGCAAGGCAACCACGCTCAGCAGGAAGAGGGCACTGTTCCCCAGAGCGACAGCCACCAGCAAACGCCCCCGCACACTCAGCCAGCTGCTCAGGGGCCACAGCAGCGTCTCCGCCAGGCCTCGGAGGATGACGGGGAAAAGGGGGAAGAAAGCAAAGTTGTGCTCATAGAGGTATCCCCTCTCGGCAATGAAGAGGAAATGCTCGGCGTCCCAGTGAGAAAGTCCGCCCAACAACCACTCCACTGCAGAGTCCAGGTAGAGAGGCTCCTCTGTCCGTGGGGGCCTGAATGCATCGGCATCATGGTCAGGGATGGCAGCATTCAAAACAgcctgaagaaaaacatgttatttattaCATATATTGCCTTTATATGCAGAGTTTTGATGAGAAACAAACTACACAGGTGTGCAGCCACTTAGAGCCACTTAGCATATGCAGTAACTTATGAATGTATTCCCTAGAGCATTGTTCATTATCTACcacacaaatatactgtatattactgtcAAGGTGACTGAAACGTTCAGGGAAAAGTAATGTTAGTATGAGCTGGTAATGCTAGATTAGCAAATTTGTCACATTTACAACAGCCAACTTGCAAAAGACCTACCTGTAAAAACAGTGAGAGGCCCCTGGTAACTGTAGCAAACTCCAGAACTGCTCTGACATCCATAGTCATTGATTAGACAGACAAAATCTTGTTATGAGAGGCCTGAGCATCCTCGCTGCTACGAGACAGTCAATACTGGACTCGTCATATTTTCTATAAAACATAGCTAGCTAAGAAAAACTACTCGGTAAATGAAAGATTCTACAGTTTTCCGCATCGACATTGGTTTGAAAAATTTAAGAGAGGGTAAACATTGATGTTATTTGATAGCCAACCGTCTTCTAGCAGCGTTTGTTTTCGCTCAGGTGTAATCTTTGTCCTCATcctgctgcaggctgctgctgctgctggatcgTTTCGAATGGTCGTGTCTAGATGGTTACCCTACATCTGCGACTCTCGCGAGATTTGTACCCGTTGTTTCTTCGTTGAGCGCGTTGTAcaacataattatgttttatgatgtgacaacgctgtgatTTAGGTATAGTCgtatttaggcacaaaaaagtACTGGTTAGGCTCGGGGACAGATCATGGTatggattaaaatgatcactctcGCGAGATATTTCGCGGGTTTTCACGGTTCTGGGGTTACCATGCAGACACGACCGTTTCGAATGGCTCTTTTCACTTCCGGTGTAACCGCAAacctgtttaaaaaataatggttCACGGGATGAAGAGTGCCCTTTTGTCTCGATTCTCCTGCACACCACACAAGCTTCATTTTCTTAGTAAAAGTACTATAGATTGTAATAAAGGTAATAGCATATTCCAATTTGTCTTTTATTGACCTAAATCTTATGCTACATTCATGTGCTCCTCGGATGGTCCCTATAGAGTTCAAGTCGCTCTTACGACTTCGGTGTGTTCATTGGCTTTTCAGTCATAATGTGGAAACAACGCTACAAAGgagatgtgttttattttgtcccaGACTTGTTGCTGCACCAGTACATTCATATCAGGGTTAATGCTAGTAAATGACTTTTCTAACTGATCTAGGTCGCTCTACGTGGAAAGCAATTGATGAGCAACGGatattacaaattacatgtGAGCAAAAGATTGATATGTAATACGTGAGTAAGAAGTTTCTTGCCATCaaccaaacatttactttcGTCCGCcgtgtttatgtgtatatgaCGTCAACTTTCGGCAAGTCGTTTACCAAAATTTTCGCCGACTTTCCGACTTGAAGGGGCGTTCACGTGAATGAAC
The sequence above is drawn from the Thunnus maccoyii chromosome 10, fThuMac1.1, whole genome shotgun sequence genome and encodes:
- the pigv gene encoding palmitoyltransferase ZDHHC18-A is translated as MTMDVRAVLEFATVTRGLSLFLQAVLNAAIPDHDADAFRPPRTEEPLYLDSAVEWLLGGLSHWDAEHFLFIAERGYLYEHNFAFFPLFPVILRGLAETLLWPLSSWLSVRGRLLVAVALGNSALFLLSVVALHALSRIVLQDRRLALLSSLLYCVTPANVFMTAGYSESLFAALTFGGLFLLEKGFTFRACLALSIATAARSNGLVNIGFLLYLPSLHAISQIRVYRTTTKGHSKVFHYIWVIIRLLLTSLLGTAIIALPFCAFQYYGYRTFCTPSVSLERIPPALLSLAERKGYRVPDENSPPPLWCMRPLPLLYSHIQDVYWDVGFLRYFELRQIPNFILALPMATLGVMAAYAYFQANPELCLRLGLWETGVNKGHDKPIPGFFNPRVFVYIVHSTVLLVFGTLCMHVQVLTRFMASSSPVPFWISAHLLLLNEPLLHRRKTSTPNIQMQTHSRNGCKHTPQNPVIALLPHFKTCSPTTQSILGYFFSYWVLGLTLHCNFLPWT